In Amaranthus tricolor cultivar Red isolate AtriRed21 chromosome 3, ASM2621246v1, whole genome shotgun sequence, a single window of DNA contains:
- the LOC130807421 gene encoding F-box protein At1g10780, producing the protein MEFLPDAVLEYILSYINNARDVASCISVSKRWQESIPYIKRLYFPRNIFDTSLSRNSANVNPDETILRIVSMVEKLEELIVYCPFSSSGLTSWLSVASKSLKHLELRIDGLSENPAFPQDSTSKLDCLGAANNLESLTLWGVFMSQPPRWEVFHNLRNLEIVGVRMEDHTLVDALKFCPNVNRLSLLGCEGVRSVSINLKDLEECRLDFYGIGNNSVFISCPKLTNLEIQGGSSIRVPETKRLRNMSISNSGGKVCLVDFGKLVALETLSMRGVQWRWDAISKMLELASEVKHLFMKVEFTGDFENLIAFPAIDFAEFFNAHPKLKKFDIHGAMFAALCSRDSLKNIDSNFTIPCLEEAVITIRSPLNAEQKISTLESIVKYAGNLKKLVLKILQMKSCHNGTDDFFEDVWKFTHIHRKIARIE; encoded by the exons ATGGAGTTCTTGCCCGATGCTGTTCTCGAATATATATTGTCATATATCAACAATGCCAGAGATGTAGCTTCTTGTATTTCAGTTTCGAAGAGATGGCAAGAATCGATACCGTATATTAAAAGGCTCTATTTTCCTCGTAATATTTTTGACACTTCATTGAGTAGAAATAGTGCTAATGTTAATCCTGATGAAACCATATTGAGAATTGTATCAATGGTAGAAAAGTTAGAAGAGCTTATTGTATACTGTCCTTTCTCAAGTTCTGGGTTGACATCATGGCTTTCGGTAGCTAGTAAGTCCCTTAAACATCTTGAGCTAAGGATAGACGGTCTCTCGGAGAATCCAGCTTTCCCCCAAGATTCAACTAGTAAATTGGATTGTTTAGGCGCTGCAAATAATCTTGAATCTTTAACGTTGTGGGGAGTGTTTATGTCTCAACCTCCAAGGTGGGAAGTATTCCATAATCTTCGGAATCTTGAAATTGTTGGGGTGAGGATGGAAGATCATACATTGGTAGATGCCCTTAAATTTTGTCCTAATGTGAATCGCTTGTCACTCCTTGGATGTGAAGGAGTGAGGTCAGTTTCAATAAATTTGAAAGATTTGGAGGAATGTAGATTGGACTTCTATGGTATAGGAAACAATTCCGTCTTCATTTCTTGTCCGAAGCTAACGAACCTTGAAATTCAAGGGGGTTCTTCTATAAGGGTTCCTGAAACTAAACGTCTTCGGAATATGTCCATCTCCAATAGTGGAG GGAAAGTATGCTTGGTTGATTTCGGAAAGCTTGTGGCACTTGAAACCTTGTCTATGAGAGGAGTTCAATGGCGTTGGGATGCCATAAGCAAAATGCTTGAATTAGCTTCTGAAGTGAAGCATCTATTCATGAAGGTTGAATTTACAGGGGATTTCGAAAATCTTATAGCCTTTCCTGCAATTGATTTTGCAGAGTTCTTTAATGCTCATCCCAAACTTAAGAAGTTTGATATCCATGGAGCTATGTTTGCTGCACTTTGTTCAAGAGATAGCTTGAAAAAT ATTGATTCAAATTTTACGATTCCATGTTTGGAAGAGGCGGTAATAACCATAAGATCGCCATTGAACGCAGAACAGAAAATCAGTACTCTCGAGTCCATTGTAAAGTACGCGGGAAACCTTAAGAAGTTGGTGCTAAAGATTCTTCAAATGAAGAGTTGCCATAACGGTACTGATGATTTCTTTGAGGATGTCTGGAAATTCACACACATTCACCGTAAAATTGCTCGTATAGAATAA
- the LOC130807422 gene encoding uncharacterized protein LOC130807422 → MASKDHPRRIIPNLFPLHVCKELEFIHKSNCTVGYRPNVFSTTLSHLIATNSSHLIMPFISLREKLKEIVEETFDCEYELFIEFTGLISWNKGASIGWHSDDNRPYLKQRVFTAVCYLNSYGKDFSGGMFHFQDGEPGNYVPMAGDLVLYSADSRNVHCVDEITDGERLTLILWFSRESSFDEDAKLLSLLDQSISDNEPVSCIPLPAPSNMYWYSLNQACDNQQGYDIHFARLFVLGFDIYPTQEKSCSSEKLSQHSSNVFMEPLQLVREDKLYSRKFTNLLHALQAVQFYYWKQQALQQREIFIDNTSDVSLLSDEQKEVVHALRSAFSSAIQSDTRVLCYSSTADSSKLPFDWACFSAAITCWEEYTFELLKQLRMHIPFWKDYQSLFSVSSSLDK, encoded by the exons ATGGCGTCTAAGGATCACCCTCGTCGAATCATTCCAAATTTGTTTCCTCTACATGTTTGTAAG GAGCTGGAATTCATTCACAAGAGCAATTGTACTGTTGGGTACAGGCCTAATGTGTTCTCCACTACTCTTTCTCATCTTATCGCTACTAATTCTTCACATCTTATCATGCCTTTCATCTCTCTTCGAG AGAAATTGAAGGAGATAGTAGAGGAAACGTTTGATTGTGAGTATGAATTATTTATCGAATTCACCGGTTTAATTAG TTGGAATAAAGGTGCAAGCATTGGATGGCACAGTGATGATAACAGGCCCTATCTCAAGCAGCGTGTCTTTACG GCAGTCTGCTATTTGAACAGCTACGGAAAAGATTTTAGTGGTGGCATGTTTCACTTCCAGGACGGGGAGCCAGGAAATTATGTGCCCATGGCTGGG GACCTAGTCTTGTACTCTGCTGACAGCCGCAATGTCCATTGTGTTGATGAG ATAACTGATGGAGAACGACTAACTTTAATCCTTTGGTTCAGCCGTGAAAGTTCTTTTGATGAGGATGCTAAACTCCTTTCACTGTTGGATCAGAGCATTTCAGATAATGAGCCTGTCTCATGCATTCCCTTACCAGCACCTAGCAATATGTACTGGTATTCTCTGAACCAAGCTTGTGATAATCAACAAGGATATGACATACACTTCGCAAGATTATTTGTTCTGGGATTTGATATCTATCCCACCCAAGAAAAGAGTTGTTCTTCAGAAAAACTCTCCCAACACAGCTCCAATGTATTTATGGAACCTTTGCAGCTGGTTAGGGAAGACAAGCTATATAGCAGAAAGTTTACCAACCTGTTGCATGCCCTCCAg GCTGTACAATTCTATTACTGGAAACAGCAAGCCCTTCAACAACGGGAAATCTTTATAGACAATACCAGTGATGTTTCACTATTATCAGACGAACAAAAAGAAGTTGTTCATGCACTAAGATCTGCTTTCTCAAGTGCTATACAATCGGATACGAGAGTATTATGTTATTCATCCACAGCTGACAGCAGTAAACTTCCATTTGATTGGGCTTGCTTTTCTGCTGCTATAACATGTTGGGAAGAATACACATTTGAGTTACTTAAGCAGTTGCGAATGCATATACCGTTCTGGAAAGACTATCAATCATTATTTTCCGTCTCATCCTCACTTGATAAATGA